The window TGCCCAGCAGGGCGTCGGCACCGAAGTCCTCGATCTTGCTGGCCACCTGGTCGGGGCTGCCGCTGCCGGCCACGTAGGTGAACGCCTTGACTGTGCTGATCCCCGCGGTCTTCAGGCCCTGGAGGTACTCCCCCGTGATGCCGGAGGTCACCTCCGACTGGTCCCCGGTGACGATGGCGACCCGGGTGCCGCGAGCGGCCCGGATGTAACGGCCGACGACGACGGGGGAAGCCGAGTAGACAAAGGAGAACATGTTCTCGCGCCCAGCCCAGGACGGTTCGACGGCGACGCCGGTGACCGGCACGTCCTCCTGGGTCAGGCGGTCCATCGAGTCGCCGAGGGTGGCGCTGGCCGTCACGAGGCCGAAGACCTTCTCCTGGTCGACGAGTTCCTCGGTCGCGGTCTCGGCGACCGGCCCCGAGCCCTCGTCGTCTCGCCACTCATAGGCGATCCGCCGGCCGTGCACGCCGCCTTCCTCGTTCGCGAGACCGATCCTGGCGTCAAGACCGGCCCGAGCCGAGGACAGCGCCGAACTGGACACCCCCGAGCCTGGATAGACGAACCCAAGCGTCACCTGGCTTTTGGTGACTCCGGGCGAGTCGCAGGCCGCGGCCGCTCCGTTCCCCGCGCTCGACGAGGAGCAGCCGGTTACGGCGACGACAACGAGGACCGCGCTCGCCATTCCTAAAGGTGCCCGAGGCCTGCGTAAGCGCATGCAAATCCCGACGCTCTCCCGGCCGAAAGTAGCCACCCGGCTCCCCACTTCCGTCAGGGGAGCTTGTTGGCACGGGCGACCTCGCCGAGCCATCGCGCGGTCGGTTTGACGGTGCGGGCGAAGGTGGTCCGGTCGACGGCGATCAGTCCGAACGTCATCGCGAAGCCGGACGTCCATTCGAAGTTGTCGAGTAGCGACCAGTGGAGGTAGCCGCGCACCTCGACGCCGTCGGCGACGCAGCCGGCCAGTCCCTCGAGGGCGGCCGCGGTGTAGGCGGTGCGGGCGTCGTCGTCGGCGGTGGCCATGCCGTTCTCGGTGACCAGGATCGGCACCCGGGCGTGCTCGGCCGCGAGCCGGACCGTGTGCCCCAGTGCCTGGGGGTAGACCTCCCAGCCGGTCTGCGTCGTCGGGACGCCGTCGGGCACCGGCAGGACGCCGTCCGGTCCGACGCGTTCCCGGGTGTAGGTCTGGACGCCGACGAAGTCGTCGTCGCGGGAGACGTCGAGCCAGTCGAGCTCGGCCGCCTGGCGGGTGGCGGCCCAGCGCTGCTCGCCGCCTTCGGCGGGCTGCAGGTCGATGAGGGCGAGGGTCCAGCCGACGGCGGGGTTTCCGGGCCCGGACCTGATCGCCTCGACGGCCTTGCGGTGCGCGGCGGCCATCACCTCGACGGAGGGGACCGGCCAGCTCCCGCCCGATCCCGACTGACCCGACGGGGCTGGCTGGTCGTCGGCGGCAGCCGCCAAGCCGAGGCCGTCCTCGCGGGCGGCGGCCGGGGCCAGGCCGAGGTGGACCATCAACGAGATCACGTTCGGCTCGTTGAAGGTGCAGATCCAGGGCACCAGGTCGCCGATGTGTTCGGTGACCCGGGCGGCGTACCGGGCGAACCGGTCGACGGCGCCGGTGCCGTTCCAGCCGCCGGCCGCGGCGAACCAGCGGGGCGTCGTGAAGTGGTTGTAGGTGACGACGGGGGTGACGCCGTGTTCGAGGCAGGTGCCGACCATGCGGCGGTAGTGGTCGAGCGCGGCCCGGGAGAAGAAGCCCTCCTCGGGCTCGATCCGCGACCATTCGACCCCGAACCGGTAGGCGTTCAGCCCGAGCCCGGCGAGCAGGCCAATGTCCTCGGGATAGCGGTGGTAGTGGTCGCAGGCGTCGCCGGACGGCTCGGCGAAATGCGATCCGGGCGCCCATTCACTGGCCCACAGGTCGGCGTTGACGTTGCCGCCCTCGACCTGATGGGCGGCGGTCGCGGCACCCCAGAGAAAGCCGTCGGGGAACTGGCTCATGATCGGTGGACCTCCCGGAGTAGCGGGGAAAACGGTATTGATCTGTGTGTCAGGCCCGCGCGGCGGTGAGCCAGGCCGTCATCCGGTCCAGGCTGCGTTCGCCGGCCGCCGTGAACGGCTCGTTGAGATGCCCGTGGCGGGAGCCAGGCTCGAACTCGACCCGGACCGGGACGCTGGCCGTCGCGAGCTGCGCGGCGTAGGCCTCACCCGAGGAGCGCAGGGAGTCCGCGTCGGAGTTGAGCACATAGACCGGCGGTTGCCCGGCGACGTCGCCGCCCGCGGGAAACGCATAGGGGTCCGTCAGGGCCGCCTCGGTGCCGGTGAAGTTCAGGCTGATCTCGGGGGCCATGTCGGCGGTGAGGAACTCACCGGTCAGCGCTTCGGTCTTGGCGCGCAGATCGGCGCTCGGCTCCGGCAGCCGCGGGTGCAGAACGCTGTAGAGGAGCAGCAGGGAGGCCGGCAACGGTCCGGCACCGTCGCGAAGCCGCTTGGTCACCCCCGCGGCCAGGTTCCCGCCCGCGCTGGCCCCGCCCAGGTGGATCCCCGTCGGCTCCGCCTGAAGTTCACCGGCGTTCTTGACCGCCCACAGCCAGGCGTCGAGGAGGTCATCGGACGGCGTCGGGAAGTGAATGCCGCCGAGACACTTGCGGTACTCGACCGACAGCACCGGGATGCCCCGTGACGCCAGGGTCAGGCCGACCCAGTTCGCCTCCGGCATGGCCAGGTCCCCGGTGACGAAGCCGCCGCCGTGCGCCCAGACCAGCGCGGAGCCGGTCGCCCGGCCCGCCTCGCGGTAGAGCCGCGCCGGCATCCCTCCGGCACCGTCGACATTCACCTCCCGTACTTCGACCCGGGCCAGTTCGGGGTAGTGGGCCGTGAGGGCGGCGGTGTCCGGGCCCTGCGGCATCCGCGTCGCGATCAGCTCGGGGTCCGCCGTCTCCAGGAATCGGACGAAGTCGGCGAAGGACGCTCGGCGTCGCTCACCGCCTGCCTCAGTGGTCACGGTGCCTCCAGCGATGTGTCACGAGCCGACGGGTTCGGACGAAGTCGGCGAAGGACGCTCGGCGTCGCTCACCGCCTGCCTCAGTGGTCACGGTGCCTCCAGCGATGTGTCACGAGCCGACGGGTGTGGATGTGAGGGCCGCGAGGACGGCGGACAGGTCGCGTTCCATGGCCGGCGCCTGTTCGGGGAAATAGCCCAGCAGGGTGCGCAGGTCTGGCAGTGATGGCTCAGTGCCGGTGTCGGCGTCGCCGAACTGCGGCAGGTGCTGGCGGAGCACGGAGTGCAGCGCGGTCCAGGTCGCCTGGTCGTGGAAGAGGACCTTCAGCGGGGTGTCGAGGGTGTAGGCGGGCCGGACGGGCGTCGGGAGGTCGTACTCCCAGTGGTGCTCGCCCGCGTCGACGTGGACGGCCAGCCCGTCCGGATGGCGCGGGAGGACCACGTCGGCGGTGGTGCCGGTGGGGACGGTGACGTCCACGGTCATGCGGCCGGTGGGATCGTGCCGCCAGGCGGCGCGGACCCGTCCGTGCGGGGTGTCGTGAGTGACGGCCGCGTACGAGAGGTCGCCGCCTGGCTGTGGGGCGATCCGGATCCGGCGGTAGCCGGGCTCGGCGGGTTGCAGGCCACCGACGACGCGGTGCAGCCAGTCGGCGATGGCGCCGAGGGCGTAGTGGTTCAGCGAGGTCATGCCGGTGTCGTGCAGGGCGCCGTCCGGGGTGATCGCGTCCCACCGTTCCCAGATCGTCGTCGCGCCCTGGGTGACCGGGTAGAGGAACGAGGGACATTCGGTCTGGAGCAGCAGCTTGTAGGCCGTGTCGAGGTGGCCGGTGCGGCTCAGGGCGTGCGCGACGAGCGGCGTGCCGGCGAAGCCCGTACTGATGCGATGCTCGGCCTTGGCGACGAGCTCGGCGAGCCGGCGTCCGGCCCGCTCGACCTGGGCGGGGCGCAGGATGTCGAAGCAGATGGCCAGGGCGTAGGCGGTGACGGTGTCGTTCGCGACCAGGCCGGCGGGGGTGACCCATTCGTCGCGGAACGCCGCGCGGACGCGCTGGTGCAGCTTCGAGTAGCGGGCCGCGTCCTGCGCGCGGCCCAGAGCGTCGGCCGCGTGGGCGAGCTCGCTGGTCGTCCTGCACAGGTAGGCGCAGGCGACGAGGTAGGCGTCCGTCTTGCCGCCGGCCGGGTTGGTGGGCGGCGCGTCCGGGTCGAGCCAGTCGCCGAACTGGAAACCCGAGTTCCACAGGCCGCGCTCGTCGAGCTTGCTCTCGACGCTGTCGATGAAGGCGGTCATGGAGTCGTACTGGCGGGCGAGGATCTCCGGGTCGCCGTACTCCTGGTAGAGCGCCCAGGGCACGCTCACCGCGGCGTCGCCCCACAGCGCGGTGGGCGTGGTGATCGGCATGGACAGCGCGTCCGGAACGACGACCGGGACGTAGCCCTTCGCCCGCTGCTCGGCCGCGAGGTCGGCCAGCCATGAGCCCAGCAGGCCGCTGACGTCGTAGAGGAAGACGGCGGTGGAGCCGAAGGCGTTGAGGTCGCCGGTCCAGCCGAGGCGCTCGTCGCGCTGCGGGCAGTCCGTCGGCACCCCGACGACGTTGCCGCGCATGGACCAGACGACGTTGCGGTGCAGCTGGTTGACCAGCTCGTTCGACGTCTCGAACCAGCCGGTCCGGCGCAGGTCGCTGTGCACGACCACCGCCCGCAGCGCGTCGGCGTCCAGCTCCCCAGGCCAGCCGTCGACCTCGACGTAGCGGAAACCGTGGAACGTGAACCGCGGCTCCCACGTCTCCCCGCCGACGTCGCCGCGCGACGTGTACCGGTCGGTGGCGAGCGCGGTGCGGTTGGTGCGGAAGTCGATCTCGCCGTCGATCAGCGTCTCGGCGTGCCGCAGGGTGATCGTGGTGCCGGGCTCGCCCTGGACGGTGAGGCGGACCCAGCCGGAGAGGTTCTGGCCGAAGTCGACGACGGTCCGCCCCGCCGGGGTGGTCAGGATCGCGTCCGGCGGCAGTTCCTCGATCCGCCGGATCGGTGGCGCCTCCGGGGCGATCAGGGTGTCGAGGTCGTGCTCGACGACGTCGACCGCCGACCACGCGGAGTCGTCGAAGCCGGGTTCGCTCCAGCCGTCCGGGTGGCGCCGGGCGTCGTAGGTCTCGCCGTCGTAGATGCTGTCGGCGAGGATCGCGCCGGTGCCGGCCCGCCAGCCGTCGTCACCGCCGACGGTCTCGGCCCGGTCGCCGTAGTCGAGGTCGAGCCGCAGGAACCCGGCCGGGCGATCGGCCCACACGCCCCGTCGGCCTTCCTCCCATGTCAGCCGGCCCACCGCCCAGCCCTCGCCAAGGATGGCGCCGAGCGCGTTCGTGCCCTCCATCAGCAGGCTGGTGACGTCATGGCTGCTCACGACCAGCCGGTGCTGATATGAGGTCCACCCGGGCGCGAGCACCTCGTCGCCGACGCGGGCTCCGTTCAGGTGAGCCTCGATCAGCCCCAACGCCGTGACGTGCAGGGTGGCCGACCGCAGGCCCGGGCCGACCGTGAACTCCCGCCGCAGGTACGGCGCCGGGGCAGGGGCCGGCGCCTGCCCGGTTGGACGAGCCGGTGCGGCGATGAAGCTGCCATTCCATGGGCGGGACACGGGACCTCGATCCTTGGGACAGGAGGGCGATGGGACAGCGGGCGACGGCGGCGGTAGGCGACCCGGTTGCTCGTCAGGGCGCGGTGCCTGCCCGTCGGGGACCAGGGCAGGCGTACGTGGCGGTTCGCCGGCGAGGTCAGGCGGTGGACGCGGGGAGGGTGATCGTGCTGGCGCAGCGGATGTCGTCGCTGCTGAACCCGGCCAGCACGGTGACGTCGCCGGCCTCGATGCCGCGGGTGCCGTCGAGGCCGGTGTAGAAGAGCCGCTCGACCGGGGCTTCGAGAGTGACCGTCGTCGTTTCGCCCGCGGGCAGCGCGAGGCGCGCGAAACCGATCAGTTGGCGGACCGGGCGGACGACGGTGGCCGCCTCGTCGCGGGCGTAGAGCTGCACGACCGTCTCGCCGTCGACGGTGCCCGTGTTCGTCACGACGAGCCGGGCGTGAACGAGCCCGCCGGTCTCCTCGACCGCCGGCCCGGCGGAGTCGTCGAGGGTGACGTCGAAGGTGCTGTAGGACAGGCCGTGGCCGAAGGCGTAGAGCGGGCTGGGGTCGGTCAGGTCGTTGTAGCCGTGGCGGGTGCCGGTGGGGTGGTCGTAGCCGCTGCCGTAGTGGTGGCCGTGGTAGATCGGCAGCTGGCCCAGGTGGCGGGGGAACGTGCTGGGCAGCTTGCCGCTCGGGTTGAGCACGCCGAAGACCGCGTCCGCGATCGCGTGGCCGGCCTCCTCCCCGAGCAGCGGCGCCAGCAGCACCGCGTTCGACGCCCGCGCCACCGCGTCGAGCAGCAGCGGCCGCCCGGAGACGACGACGGTCACCAGCGGCTTCCCCGTCGCCGCCAGCAGGGTGACGAGTTCGGCCTGGTCGCCTGGCAGGGCGGGTTCGGCGGTCGACTGGCCCTCACCGGCGGTGTTGTCGCCGACCCAGCCGGTCCGCTCGCCTACCACCGCGACGACGACGTCGGCGGCGCTCACCGCTTGCTCGACGGTGGAGGCATCCAACGGACGCTCGGGGTCCGCCTCGAACCCGCCAAGCGGGACGTGTTCGACGGAAGGGTCGATCCGCCTGAGCGCGGCGAGCACTGTGGGCGCGTCCCGATGAATCCGCCGCGCCTCCCCTTCGAAAACCTTCTCCATACCCGGCATCCGGGTCTGGAAGATGTCGGTGAACACGAACGTCGCCGGATCGACCCCGGGGATCTGCCCGGTCATCACCGCACGCATTCCCAGCGGCATCTCGGCCTGGGAGACCGACGTGTAGGCGCCGAAGTGGATCCGCAGCTCGTCGGCCGCGGGACCGACCACGACGACCCGGCCGCCGCGGAGCGCGAGCGGCAGCGTCCCGTCGTTGTCGAGCAGCACCATGCCGCGCTCGGCGACGGCGCGGCGTACCGCCGCCGCCTCGCCGCGATCCGGCGCCGCGGGCACGTAGGCGGCGGCGGAACCTGGCGTCGTCATGCCGGGGATGAGCCCGGCGCGGGCCTTGGCGGCGAGAACGCGGGTGACGGCGGTGTCGATGACCTGTTCGTCGAGCCGGCCGCCGCGGACCTCCTCGACCAGGAAGGAGTAGTTCGCGTCGCCGGGAAGTTCGACGTCGAGGCCGGCGCTGACCGCCTGGACAGCCGCCCGGGCCGGCGAGTCCGCGG of the Pseudofrankia saprophytica genome contains:
- a CDS encoding alpha/beta hydrolase, which gives rise to MTTEAGGERRRASFADFVRFLETADPELIATRMPQGPDTAALTAHYPELARVEVREVNVDGAGGMPARLYREAGRATGSALVWAHGGGFVTGDLAMPEANWVGLTLASRGIPVLSVEYRKCLGGIHFPTPSDDLLDAWLWAVKNAGELQAEPTGIHLGGASAGGNLAAGVTKRLRDGAGPLPASLLLLYSVLHPRLPEPSADLRAKTEALTGEFLTADMAPEISLNFTGTEAALTDPYAFPAGGDVAGQPPVYVLNSDADSLRSSGEAYAAQLATASVPVRVEFEPGSRHGHLNEPFTAAGERSLDRMTAWLTAARA
- a CDS encoding glycoside hydrolase family 3 N-terminal domain-containing protein; protein product: MTTSTLTPDKVPDLVSQLTVEQKVAQLTGFAVTDLIARRPEPGALSPELDVSRLPALRPHGVGQLSLAWFLGHDLESLRSDLEQVQAAIREIAPFGIGALVHFEGINGFLHASGSQFPTSWAQAATWEPSLVTRAATVTAAHMRATGGHLLFSPVMDLARDPRWGRVHETYGEDPELVARFSVAFVRGVQGADGESGVLATGKHFVGYGASEGGLNQAVTQLGRRAIVDEYAEPFRRAIAEAGLAGIMNSYNEIDGVPCVADRWLLTELLRDQLGFTGLVVSDYDSVTLQTRFFHTADSPARAAVQAVSAGLDVELPGDANYSFLVEEVRGGRLDEQVIDTAVTRVLAAKARAGLIPGMTTPGSAAAYVPAAPDRGEAAAVRRAVAERGMVLLDNDGTLPLALRGGRVVVVGPAADELRIHFGAYTSVSQAEMPLGMRAVMTGQIPGVDPATFVFTDIFQTRMPGMEKVFEGEARRIHRDAPTVLAALRRIDPSVEHVPLGGFEADPERPLDASTVEQAVSAADVVVAVVGERTGWVGDNTAGEGQSTAEPALPGDQAELVTLLAATGKPLVTVVVSGRPLLLDAVARASNAVLLAPLLGEEAGHAIADAVFGVLNPSGKLPSTFPRHLGQLPIYHGHHYGSGYDHPTGTRHGYNDLTDPSPLYAFGHGLSYSTFDVTLDDSAGPAVEETGGLVHARLVVTNTGTVDGETVVQLYARDEAATVVRPVRQLIGFARLALPAGETTTVTLEAPVERLFYTGLDGTRGIEAGDVTVLAGFSSDDIRCASTITLPASTA
- a CDS encoding ABC transporter substrate-binding protein, producing MRLRRPRAPLGMASAVLVVVAVTGCSSSSAGNGAAAACDSPGVTKSQVTLGFVYPGSGVSSSALSSARAGLDARIGLANEEGGVHGRRIAYEWRDDEGSGPVAETATEELVDQEKVFGLVTASATLGDSMDRLTQEDVPVTGVAVEPSWAGRENMFSFVYSASPVVVGRYIRAARGTRVAIVTGDQSEVTSGITGEYLQGLKTAGISTVKAFTYVAGSGSPDQVASKIEDFGADALLGITAPDDFAKIMQATRAAGVNPVVSVVLTGYDRGLLSSIGPALAGVSMPVFFRPFEAGGPAIQRYKDAMTRYAPESTNTDQQFAMFTYINTDLFLRGLDLAGPCPTRDDFIKALRGVSSYDADGLIAPADLHDYSGKPLSCYAFVQVNPSGTAFATARERVCADGSTS
- a CDS encoding glycoside hydrolase family 1 protein, with product MSQFPDGFLWGAATAAHQVEGGNVNADLWASEWAPGSHFAEPSGDACDHYHRYPEDIGLLAGLGLNAYRFGVEWSRIEPEEGFFSRAALDHYRRMVGTCLEHGVTPVVTYNHFTTPRWFAAAGGWNGTGAVDRFARYAARVTEHIGDLVPWICTFNEPNVISLMVHLGLAPAAAREDGLGLAAAADDQPAPSGQSGSGGSWPVPSVEVMAAAHRKAVEAIRSGPGNPAVGWTLALIDLQPAEGGEQRWAATRQAAELDWLDVSRDDDFVGVQTYTRERVGPDGVLPVPDGVPTTQTGWEVYPQALGHTVRLAAEHARVPILVTENGMATADDDARTAYTAAALEGLAGCVADGVEVRGYLHWSLLDNFEWTSGFAMTFGLIAVDRTTFARTVKPTARWLGEVARANKLP
- a CDS encoding glycoside hydrolase family 78 protein, whose product is MSRPWNGSFIAAPARPTGQAPAPAPAPYLRREFTVGPGLRSATLHVTALGLIEAHLNGARVGDEVLAPGWTSYQHRLVVSSHDVTSLLMEGTNALGAILGEGWAVGRLTWEEGRRGVWADRPAGFLRLDLDYGDRAETVGGDDGWRAGTGAILADSIYDGETYDARRHPDGWSEPGFDDSAWSAVDVVEHDLDTLIAPEAPPIRRIEELPPDAILTTPAGRTVVDFGQNLSGWVRLTVQGEPGTTITLRHAETLIDGEIDFRTNRTALATDRYTSRGDVGGETWEPRFTFHGFRYVEVDGWPGELDADALRAVVVHSDLRRTGWFETSNELVNQLHRNVVWSMRGNVVGVPTDCPQRDERLGWTGDLNAFGSTAVFLYDVSGLLGSWLADLAAEQRAKGYVPVVVPDALSMPITTPTALWGDAAVSVPWALYQEYGDPEILARQYDSMTAFIDSVESKLDERGLWNSGFQFGDWLDPDAPPTNPAGGKTDAYLVACAYLCRTTSELAHAADALGRAQDAARYSKLHQRVRAAFRDEWVTPAGLVANDTVTAYALAICFDILRPAQVERAGRRLAELVAKAEHRISTGFAGTPLVAHALSRTGHLDTAYKLLLQTECPSFLYPVTQGATTIWERWDAITPDGALHDTGMTSLNHYALGAIADWLHRVVGGLQPAEPGYRRIRIAPQPGGDLSYAAVTHDTPHGRVRAAWRHDPTGRMTVDVTVPTGTTADVVLPRHPDGLAVHVDAGEHHWEYDLPTPVRPAYTLDTPLKVLFHDQATWTALHSVLRQHLPQFGDADTGTEPSLPDLRTLLGYFPEQAPAMERDLSAVLAALTSTPVGS